ACACCACCGACTCGGCCGTGCGCATCACCCACCTGCCGACGGGCCTGGTCGTCCAGTGCCAGGACGAGAAGTCGCAGCACAAGAACAAGTCCAAGGCCATGATGGTGCTGCGCTCGCGCCTGCTCGAGCAGGCCATCGCCGCGCAGGACAGCGCGCGCTCCGCGGAGCGGCGGACCCTGGTGGGTTCCGGCGACCGCAGCGCCAAGATCCGCACCTACAACTTCCCCCAGAGCCGGTTCACCGATCACCGGATCGGATTGACCGTGCACAGCCTCGAGGCCATCATGCAGGGGGACCTGGACGAGGTCATGCAGGCCATCCAGGACCACCGCCGCCAGGAAGCCCTCTCCGAGAGCCGCAGCGACGGAGCCTGACCGGGGCGACCCTCCAGCCGGGAGATCCGCGTGCCCGAAGCCCTCAAGAGCGTGCGCGAGCTCATCCAGGCGACCGCCGCCTTCTTCGAGAAGCGCGGCATCGATTCCGCGCGACTGAACGCCGAGCGCCTGCTGGGGCACGTGCTGGGGCTCGCGCGCATCGACCTCTACGTCAACCACGACCGGCCCCTGGCTCCCGGGGAGATCGACCGCTACCGCGAGCTGGTCCGGCAGCGCGCCGCGGGCGTGCCGCTGCAGACGCTGCTGGGGGAGACCGAGTTCTACGGGCGCGCCTTCCAGGTGGAGGCGGGGGTGTTCATCCCGCGACCCGAGACCGAGCGCCTGGTGGAGGCCGCCGTGCGGCTGCTGACCGGGGGCACGAGCAGCTGGCTGGCGCCCCTGGCGCTGGAGATCGGCTGCGGCACCGGCGTGGTGGGCTGCTCGCTGGCGGCGGAGATGCCGCGGCTGCGCGTCCACGCCTCGGAGATCGACCCGCGGGCGGCGGCCCTGGCCCGCGCCAACGCGCGCCGGCTGGGGGTGGCCGCGCGGGTCGAGGTGCACGAGGGGCCCTGGTGCGAGCCGTTCCCGCCCGCCCTGCGCGGGCAGGCCCACCTGCTGGTCAGCAACCCGCCGTACGTGCGCCGCGGCGACTTGGCCGGGCTGCCGCGCGAGGTGTCCGCACACGACCCGGTCGCGGCGCTGGACGGCGGTCCCGACGGGCTGGATGCCTACCGCGTGATCGCGAGCGAGGCGCCGGGCTGGCTGCTGCCGGGCGGGTGGATCGCGCTTGAAATCGGCGAGGATCAGGCGTTGGATGTGACCGGGCTGCTGAAGGATGCGGGGTTCTCGTCCCTGACAGTGAAGAAGGACTACTGCGACCGCGACCGGGTCGTGACCGGCCGGATGTAGCGGCGACGGAACCGGCCGCGGGCGCGACCCGCGACCCGCGACCCGCGACCTGAGACACGAGGAGCACAGCATGGACCGCTTCGTGATCGAGGGCCCCGTCCGCCTGTCGGGCGAGGTGCGCTGCAGCGGCGC
The bacterium DNA segment above includes these coding regions:
- the prmC gene encoding peptide chain release factor N(5)-glutamine methyltransferase, which translates into the protein MPEALKSVRELIQATAAFFEKRGIDSARLNAERLLGHVLGLARIDLYVNHDRPLAPGEIDRYRELVRQRAAGVPLQTLLGETEFYGRAFQVEAGVFIPRPETERLVEAAVRLLTGGTSSWLAPLALEIGCGTGVVGCSLAAEMPRLRVHASEIDPRAAALARANARRLGVAARVEVHEGPWCEPFPPALRGQAHLLVSNPPYVRRGDLAGLPREVSAHDPVAALDGGPDGLDAYRVIASEAPGWLLPGGWIALEIGEDQALDVTGLLKDAGFSSLTVKKDYCDRDRVVTGRM